One part of the Bdellovibrio bacteriovorus genome encodes these proteins:
- a CDS encoding L,D-transpeptidase family protein, which translates to MKASLVGVAAAVLMSVLAGSPVSAQVADASAQVVSKSQLIVGKRYYISADTLNVRSSNSTTANNVIGKLSKNDLVEVYDVLNEATPLVQIKIIKSSTVSPYISSDFFVSKDYLSERELTLPTSRYFVVQNIATEKTRIYERCTATPNCPHKMVMETDMVVGRPEEGDGQDDNAYKTWVGHARISEWVKFYQDGKAFYPRWYTPGQSIKDIPDPVTDSMSLYMGARKWLRKNEQGKTSNYGAFGWYAAKLTPAGENGGVNYQWIHGTMGWGKDGSKPIEITRMKMINFFSNPGSHGCTRLENQAVAYMRHLLGPGTDIYRVYAREASREAAPFSRYRDSQRPLPWEWMLLTNGAAQSNGLTADAATIRAQGISAVPGVNLIERGVYQVNRYPTVMPLNYSKSAASGLSGDRYEIDKKLKKGQGTNFRGYFLVDEGRFVSYSHPNYNATGGAVRVGGMTDFTNSVPEFLQAGAGNYYPPAVIK; encoded by the coding sequence ATGAAAGCTTCTTTAGTCGGAGTCGCAGCAGCGGTTCTTATGAGTGTTTTGGCCGGTTCCCCTGTTTCTGCCCAGGTTGCGGATGCTTCCGCCCAGGTGGTAAGCAAGAGCCAGTTGATCGTAGGCAAGCGTTACTATATTTCAGCTGATACGCTGAACGTGCGCTCCAGCAACTCCACCACAGCCAATAATGTTATTGGCAAGCTGTCCAAAAATGATTTGGTGGAAGTGTATGACGTCTTGAACGAGGCGACTCCACTGGTGCAGATCAAGATTATCAAGTCTTCCACTGTATCTCCTTATATCTCTTCTGACTTCTTTGTATCCAAAGACTATCTCAGCGAGCGTGAGCTGACGTTGCCAACATCTCGTTACTTCGTGGTTCAGAACATCGCGACGGAGAAAACTCGTATCTATGAGCGTTGCACGGCGACGCCAAACTGCCCGCATAAAATGGTGATGGAAACAGACATGGTTGTAGGGCGCCCGGAAGAGGGTGATGGTCAGGATGATAATGCCTATAAAACATGGGTTGGTCATGCCCGCATTTCTGAATGGGTGAAGTTCTATCAGGACGGTAAAGCCTTCTATCCTCGCTGGTACACCCCAGGTCAAAGCATCAAGGATATTCCAGATCCAGTGACAGACAGCATGAGCTTGTACATGGGTGCAAGAAAGTGGCTTCGTAAAAACGAGCAGGGCAAAACTTCCAACTATGGCGCGTTCGGTTGGTATGCTGCGAAGCTGACTCCGGCAGGTGAAAACGGTGGCGTGAACTATCAGTGGATCCACGGCACGATGGGCTGGGGTAAAGACGGTTCCAAGCCAATTGAAATCACTCGCATGAAGATGATCAACTTCTTCAGCAACCCGGGTTCCCATGGTTGCACGCGTTTGGAAAATCAGGCGGTGGCTTACATGAGACACCTTTTGGGCCCAGGCACAGACATCTACCGTGTGTATGCTCGTGAAGCCTCCCGTGAAGCGGCTCCGTTTTCCAGATACCGTGATTCCCAGCGCCCTCTTCCTTGGGAATGGATGCTGTTGACGAACGGTGCAGCCCAGTCCAACGGTTTGACGGCGGATGCTGCGACGATTCGTGCTCAGGGTATCAGTGCGGTTCCGGGTGTGAATCTGATTGAGCGTGGTGTTTATCAGGTGAACCGTTATCCGACAGTGATGCCTTTGAACTACAGCAAGTCTGCGGCTTCCGGCTTGTCGGGCGACCGTTACGAGATCGACAAAAAGTTGAAGAAGGGCCAAGGCACAAACTTCCGTGGTTACTTCCTGGTTGATGAAGGTCGCTTCGTAAGCTACTCACACCCGAATTACAATGCAACAGGCGGTGCGGTTCGTGTGGGTGGTATGACTGACTTCACGAACTCTGTTCCAGAGTTCCTGCAGGCGGGTGCTGGTAACTATTATCCACCAGCGGTTATCAAATAA
- a CDS encoding RNA polymerase sigma factor, whose product MSFSDAADFAKFYEAHAHKVRGLLFRLVGESALSDLTQESFMKAWEHRGKFRAESEASTWLYRIAYNSAVDHLRKAGRREEVSPEQVEESLEKNLSHRELVDLALGTLDVDMRAVVVLFYLEDQSLKEIARALEIPEGTVKSRLSLARQKMSDLLAKKGVSL is encoded by the coding sequence TTGAGCTTTTCTGACGCCGCTGACTTTGCGAAGTTCTACGAGGCCCATGCACACAAAGTGCGGGGCCTTCTGTTTCGTTTGGTCGGAGAGTCCGCCTTGAGTGATTTGACACAGGAGTCATTCATGAAAGCCTGGGAACATCGTGGTAAGTTCCGTGCGGAGAGTGAAGCGTCCACCTGGCTGTACCGGATTGCCTATAACAGTGCGGTGGATCACCTGCGCAAAGCGGGGCGCAGGGAAGAGGTCAGTCCAGAGCAGGTGGAGGAGAGTCTGGAAAAGAATCTTTCCCATCGTGAGCTGGTGGATCTGGCTTTGGGAACCCTGGATGTGGATATGCGTGCCGTGGTGGTTCTGTTTTATCTGGAGGATCAGTCACTGAAAGAGATCGCTCGGGCTCTGGAGATCCCAGAGGGAACGGTGAAATCTCGTTTAAGTCTGGCTCGTCAGAAGATGAGTGACCTGCTGGCAAAGAAAGGAGTGAGTCTATGA
- a CDS encoding TolC family protein — protein sequence MLRKTSLSIVCLSAVLSSGAYSATLQEAYQSALQKNETVGIQNEQVQQIRERVKQVRGGMFPQISANATYFMQPAPSDPVARQFFPERQTTVALTANQVLFRGLREFAAVRQQKDLVQSQEEIRNQALIQLYQDVTSSYLNILTLEQDLDNISVQLKIYDERVKELSSRVRRGESSSSDALTAQSSQAALNAEHEIITGNLKMAREAFAFLTGLPTTEPLTDPELAKSVKVAPLQSYLDRIESRYDVKAARSQYQAMEEEVSIAKGAHWPSLDLTGNYYFKRPDGYSEDLNWDVQLKLTVPLFEGGTTQSRVREAASKRIEADLLLSRLRRQADQEIRAYYENFQTRLKQVEALEKAGDLSERNYKVLQKDYRRGLARNIDVQVALTDFRIAARALDQARFAAQMELVKLKVASAEIEAPKVKED from the coding sequence ATGCTAAGAAAAACATCTCTTTCCATTGTGTGTCTTTCCGCAGTTCTTTCCTCTGGTGCTTATTCCGCGACTTTGCAAGAGGCTTATCAGTCCGCTTTGCAGAAGAATGAAACAGTCGGAATCCAGAATGAACAAGTTCAACAAATTCGCGAGCGGGTGAAGCAGGTGCGCGGGGGCATGTTCCCGCAGATTTCTGCAAACGCCACCTATTTTATGCAGCCGGCTCCGTCAGATCCGGTGGCTCGGCAGTTTTTCCCTGAACGACAAACAACGGTGGCCCTGACAGCGAATCAGGTTTTGTTCCGGGGCTTGCGTGAATTTGCAGCCGTTCGTCAGCAGAAAGACCTGGTTCAGTCCCAGGAAGAAATCCGCAATCAGGCGCTGATTCAGCTTTATCAGGATGTCACAAGTTCTTATCTGAACATTCTGACGCTGGAACAGGATCTGGATAATATTTCGGTTCAGTTGAAAATCTATGATGAACGGGTGAAGGAACTTTCCTCACGCGTGCGTCGCGGGGAATCCAGTTCTTCGGATGCCCTGACTGCTCAGAGCAGCCAGGCGGCTTTGAATGCTGAACACGAGATCATAACGGGCAATCTGAAGATGGCCCGCGAGGCGTTCGCCTTTTTGACCGGCCTGCCAACGACCGAGCCTTTGACTGATCCGGAACTGGCCAAGTCCGTCAAGGTCGCTCCTTTGCAGTCTTATCTGGACAGGATTGAAAGCCGCTATGACGTGAAAGCGGCCCGCAGTCAGTACCAGGCCATGGAAGAGGAAGTCAGCATCGCCAAAGGGGCGCACTGGCCTTCATTGGACCTGACCGGAAATTACTATTTCAAAAGACCGGACGGTTATAGTGAGGACCTGAACTGGGATGTTCAGTTGAAACTGACCGTGCCGTTGTTTGAAGGAGGCACCACCCAGTCCCGCGTGCGCGAAGCGGCCTCCAAGCGGATCGAAGCGGATCTGTTGTTGTCGCGTTTGCGCCGGCAGGCTGATCAGGAGATTCGTGCTTATTATGAAAATTTCCAGACGCGCCTAAAGCAGGTTGAGGCTTTGGAAAAAGCCGGGGACTTGTCTGAGCGCAACTACAAAGTTTTGCAGAAAGACTATCGCCGCGGTCTGGCTCGAAACATCGACGTGCAGGTGGCCTTGACTGATTTCAGAATTGCGGCGCGCGCACTGGATCAGGCAAGATTTGCAGCACAAATGGAACTGGTGAAGCTGAAGGTGGCTTCGGCAGAAATTGAAGCTCCGAAAGTGAAGGAAGACTAA
- a CDS encoding efflux RND transporter permease subunit, whose product MTLSDLSIRRPVFAWMLMFGLIVFGAISFMRMGVSELPDVDFPVISISVRYEGAAPEVMEADVIDPIEDALISIQGVKNISSVARNSTSDITVEFDLERDIDVAFQDVQAKMSQIQDALPQNMDSPTVMKINPEDFPIMWLSLSSNKMPLEEMMVFVKDYVRDRLTTVPGVGNLWMPGYLEPNMRVWVRNEDLNRYALSVIDVTNTLRTEHAEPPAGRAEYNKTEYSLRTLGEAKTIDQFNKILVNSRGGGPNYMPIPLEKVVEFKEGMVDVVQFARANGKAAVGLGVVKQRGSNAVTVAHAVKDRIAEIQKTLPEGMQIVVNYDGTKFVEESVHELVLTLILAAILTSLVCWLFLGSWSSTFNVLLAIPTSVLGSFIILYFAGFTLNIFTLMGLSLAIGIVVDDAIMVLENIIRHLEMGKSKREAALVGAREITFAAMAASVSLVAIFLPIAFMEGLIGRFLFQFGVTMSAAVMISLLEALTLTPMRASQFVESGERTTRIGRGFEHMFDRLKNAYTRSLEVSLNHRWKVIFASLIFFVLSFGSVAFLKGEFQPAQDQSSLMIQISNPPKSAISFTDEKVKIIEDFLLKRSEVSSTFVAAGGFTGGEANNAIIFVDMKPKGQRGKSAEKNKELSQQEFIEVVREYLNKTIPDSKPQVQDPSTQGFGGGGGKGFPVEFSIQGPDWNELGKFSEQIVEELKTSKIMTDVSSDYQAGAPEVQIIPNRQKAADRGVSVIAIGEVLNAMMGGVVVGSYEKGGHRYDIRVKMLENGRNPQERIKDLKVRNNRGELVPIASVVDIKEASVASSISRKNRQRSIIIYGNIGPGLSQQQSVDKAQEVARRVLPAEYKVLLSGSAEEFQQSFMSLIFALVLGFIVAYMILASQFNSFIDPVTVFMALPFSFSGAFLALLIGGQSLNIFSMIGLILLMGIVKKNSILLVDFTNQRRDAEKIHVHQALIEACPTRLRPILMTSFATIAGAVPAAMSLGPGAEARQPMAIAVIGGVFVSTFLTLYVVPCVYSLFARFDRRETSM is encoded by the coding sequence ATGACATTGTCTGATTTATCAATTCGCAGACCCGTCTTTGCCTGGATGCTGATGTTTGGTCTGATCGTCTTCGGGGCGATCAGTTTCATGCGCATGGGGGTAAGTGAACTTCCTGATGTCGACTTCCCGGTTATTTCCATTTCCGTGCGGTATGAAGGCGCGGCCCCTGAGGTGATGGAAGCCGATGTCATTGATCCGATCGAAGACGCCCTGATCAGTATCCAGGGTGTGAAGAATATTTCCTCCGTGGCGCGCAACAGTACCTCGGACATCACGGTCGAGTTTGATCTGGAGCGTGATATCGATGTGGCCTTCCAGGATGTTCAGGCCAAGATGTCCCAGATTCAGGACGCCTTGCCGCAGAACATGGATTCTCCGACAGTGATGAAGATCAATCCTGAGGATTTCCCGATCATGTGGCTGTCCCTTTCCAGTAACAAAATGCCACTGGAGGAAATGATGGTCTTTGTGAAGGACTATGTCCGTGACCGTCTGACAACGGTGCCAGGGGTCGGAAATCTGTGGATGCCGGGTTACCTTGAGCCGAACATGCGCGTTTGGGTCCGCAATGAAGACCTGAACCGCTATGCGCTTTCCGTGATCGATGTGACCAACACTTTGCGAACGGAGCATGCTGAGCCTCCGGCAGGACGTGCGGAATACAATAAGACCGAGTACAGCTTACGCACTTTGGGCGAGGCAAAGACCATCGATCAGTTTAATAAGATCTTGGTGAACAGCCGCGGCGGAGGGCCGAACTATATGCCGATCCCCCTTGAAAAAGTGGTGGAGTTCAAAGAGGGCATGGTCGATGTGGTGCAGTTTGCTCGCGCCAATGGGAAAGCGGCCGTGGGGCTTGGGGTGGTTAAACAGCGCGGTTCCAATGCGGTGACCGTGGCGCACGCGGTGAAAGACCGTATTGCCGAAATTCAAAAGACCCTGCCGGAAGGTATGCAGATCGTTGTGAACTATGACGGCACAAAGTTCGTGGAAGAATCCGTGCATGAGCTGGTGCTGACTCTGATTCTTGCGGCGATTTTGACTTCCCTGGTGTGCTGGTTGTTCCTTGGTTCCTGGTCTTCGACGTTCAACGTCCTGTTGGCGATCCCCACGTCGGTTCTGGGAAGTTTTATCATTCTTTACTTTGCCGGCTTTACACTGAATATTTTCACTTTGATGGGTTTAAGTCTGGCGATTGGTATCGTTGTCGATGATGCCATCATGGTTCTGGAAAATATCATCCGGCATCTGGAAATGGGAAAAAGCAAACGTGAGGCTGCTTTGGTCGGCGCCCGGGAGATCACTTTCGCTGCCATGGCGGCGTCCGTGTCCCTGGTTGCGATCTTCCTGCCCATTGCTTTCATGGAGGGTCTGATCGGCCGCTTCCTGTTCCAGTTCGGCGTGACGATGAGCGCGGCGGTGATGATTTCCCTGCTGGAAGCCCTGACCCTGACGCCCATGCGAGCCTCTCAGTTCGTCGAATCTGGCGAGCGCACGACCCGCATCGGACGTGGATTTGAGCACATGTTTGATCGTCTTAAAAATGCCTACACCCGCAGTCTTGAGGTGTCCCTGAACCATCGCTGGAAAGTGATCTTTGCCTCCTTGATCTTCTTTGTTTTGAGTTTTGGATCGGTGGCCTTCCTGAAAGGGGAGTTCCAGCCGGCCCAGGATCAAAGCTCTTTGATGATTCAAATCAGCAATCCTCCCAAATCTGCGATCTCTTTCACCGACGAGAAAGTGAAGATTATCGAGGATTTCCTGCTGAAAAGGTCCGAAGTCAGCTCCACGTTTGTGGCGGCGGGTGGATTCACAGGTGGTGAAGCGAATAATGCCATCATCTTTGTTGATATGAAGCCCAAAGGTCAGCGCGGCAAATCCGCTGAGAAAAACAAAGAGCTTAGCCAGCAGGAATTTATCGAGGTTGTGCGTGAGTATCTGAATAAAACCATCCCGGATTCAAAACCTCAGGTGCAGGATCCGTCAACCCAGGGGTTTGGCGGCGGGGGCGGTAAGGGCTTCCCGGTTGAGTTCAGCATTCAAGGCCCGGACTGGAACGAGCTGGGTAAATTCTCTGAACAGATCGTGGAAGAACTGAAGACCAGCAAGATCATGACCGATGTCAGCTCGGACTATCAGGCGGGCGCCCCGGAAGTGCAGATCATTCCCAACCGTCAAAAAGCAGCCGACCGGGGTGTCAGTGTCATTGCCATCGGTGAAGTGCTTAATGCAATGATGGGTGGAGTGGTTGTCGGAAGTTATGAAAAAGGCGGGCATCGCTACGATATTCGTGTGAAGATGCTTGAAAACGGCCGCAACCCACAAGAGCGCATCAAGGATTTGAAAGTCCGCAATAACCGTGGGGAACTTGTGCCGATCGCCTCGGTCGTTGACATCAAAGAGGCGTCTGTGGCTTCCAGCATTTCACGCAAGAATCGCCAGCGTTCGATCATTATTTATGGAAATATCGGACCGGGACTCAGCCAGCAACAATCCGTGGACAAGGCTCAGGAAGTGGCTCGCAGGGTTTTGCCGGCGGAATATAAAGTTCTGCTGAGCGGATCTGCCGAAGAATTCCAGCAAAGCTTCATGAGTCTGATCTTTGCCCTGGTTCTGGGCTTCATCGTGGCTTACATGATTTTGGCATCCCAGTTTAACAGCTTTATTGATCCGGTGACGGTGTTCATGGCTTTGCCGTTCAGCTTCTCGGGGGCCTTCCTGGCGCTCTTGATTGGTGGCCAGTCGTTGAATATTTTCAGCATGATCGGCTTGATTCTGTTGATGGGGATCGTGAAAAAGAACTCGATTCTGTTGGTGGATTTCACCAACCAGCGCCGGGATGCCGAAAAGATCCACGTGCATCAGGCCCTGATCGAGGCGTGTCCGACTCGTCTGCGTCCGATTCTGATGACTTCTTTTGCGACCATTGCCGGGGCTGTGCCAGCAGCCATGAGTCTGGGGCCAGGTGCAGAAGCTCGTCAGCCGATGGCGATTGCGGTGATCGGCGGGGTGTTTGTTTCCACCTTCCTGACCCTTTACGTGGTGCCGTGTGTATACAGTCTTTTCGCCCGTTTCGACAGGCGGGAAACTTCTATGTGA
- a CDS encoding tail fiber domain-containing protein has protein sequence MKILGTSLFFALFVLSQIATASPNSLTYQGRILKVDGTPLEYNNVSFSFEVTSPDGLCVIYREQVNGINLANSGGVFDVPIGKGTKGYPAAPTFKLLDAFQNSGTSFTCDGGATYSPAFDEIRRLRVQFHDGSGWKMISPDSEIRSVPYAGYSYSAAKLGSNTAADFVLKSVLPTCGAGTFLSYNGTNFSCAAVAGASGGTVTDVTSGNAYLTVVNGTSTPTLTLNVGTAANTVAAGNDSRLSDARIPTGSATGDLSGNYPSPTVAKLQGVAVASAAPTSGNFLKYNGAQWTSSAIATGDVTGLAATLSGYVTQSSFNTAVADAGCTAGQTMYWSSGVGKFLCQTLSDSSKLGTTLTSAQVFVGNGSNVATGVAISGDLSLANTGAASVVGLRGKAISATAPTAAGQVLRYDGTSTYVPAYLSLADIRSSVTATNTMFPATSCTSSQTLTWSSLTDTMTCSNIVVSASNFGSQTAKTFLAAPNGGNGTPSFRTIAASDLPTSGVGAGTYRSVTVDTYGRVTAATNPTTAAGYGLTDVFVKDGNSFGQDAFIGTNDYFGLALKTNNQYRLVIDRDGNVGVNTTSPSAPLHVNSNGSGTILASRISNSNNGAEIAFYKSRGTDASRLAVQTGDRLMGLYGLGAYDGTNFSNNSGAIQILAAEDFTATAHGTSIDFGTTAIGGTVRQTRMTVNPQGLVGIGTTNPIAKLHVDGAGDGDVSHYLLNTDDTSANSRALFLLGTAATGARYGYISHQGSNYSGMGSAAASKPRTTVVAGTDTGGLNLYANQQIGMWIGATEALKVNTNGYIGIGPGTPRQPLEINKGHIFHTGGDLVHFFNSYHNGTQRYAGYGGGSAYAGAIGYSPTTGSMYFATSSATGATDTSVTGSANHMTIDRNGNVGIGATAPSYKLHVVGTAGLSTGTAWTNASDRRLKDIHGNYEYGLNEILKLRTIRYNYKKDNALKLPSDVPMTGFVAQEVQQVIPDAVKTRADGYLELNVDPIHWATVNAVQELYGQIMILRQENESVRKENEELKKQLQQQAADLELIKTRLGIK, from the coding sequence ATGAAGATTCTCGGAACGTCACTTTTCTTCGCCCTCTTTGTTTTGTCTCAGATTGCGACAGCGTCCCCCAATTCGCTCACTTATCAAGGACGCATTCTGAAGGTGGATGGAACTCCGCTGGAATACAACAATGTCAGTTTTAGTTTTGAAGTCACAAGTCCCGACGGTTTGTGTGTGATTTACCGTGAGCAGGTCAATGGGATCAATCTTGCCAATTCCGGAGGGGTGTTTGACGTTCCTATCGGGAAGGGCACCAAGGGTTATCCGGCGGCTCCGACTTTCAAACTGCTGGATGCGTTTCAGAATTCCGGAACCTCTTTCACCTGTGACGGGGGCGCGACATATTCTCCGGCCTTTGATGAGATCCGTCGTCTGCGTGTGCAGTTTCATGACGGCTCGGGCTGGAAGATGATTTCTCCGGACTCAGAGATCCGTTCGGTACCTTATGCGGGCTATTCTTATTCTGCAGCCAAGCTTGGCAGCAACACCGCGGCTGACTTCGTGCTGAAGTCTGTTTTGCCAACCTGTGGAGCCGGAACCTTCCTTAGCTATAATGGCACTAATTTTTCTTGTGCAGCGGTGGCAGGGGCCAGCGGTGGTACTGTGACAGATGTGACCTCTGGCAACGCTTACTTGACGGTGGTGAATGGAACTTCAACCCCGACTTTGACACTGAATGTGGGCACGGCCGCAAACACGGTCGCCGCAGGGAATGATTCACGCTTGTCGGATGCTCGTATCCCCACGGGCAGTGCCACGGGTGACCTGAGCGGCAACTACCCCAGCCCGACGGTGGCTAAACTTCAGGGCGTTGCTGTTGCTTCTGCAGCTCCGACCAGCGGGAACTTCCTGAAATACAACGGGGCTCAATGGACATCTTCTGCAATCGCGACCGGCGATGTCACGGGCTTAGCTGCCACACTGAGCGGGTATGTCACCCAGAGCTCCTTCAATACAGCCGTGGCGGATGCCGGATGCACGGCGGGGCAGACTATGTACTGGTCATCGGGCGTTGGCAAATTCCTGTGTCAGACGTTGAGTGATAGCAGTAAACTGGGAACGACCCTGACTTCTGCACAAGTCTTTGTGGGGAACGGATCCAATGTTGCAACCGGTGTGGCGATCAGTGGAGATCTTTCTTTGGCCAACACCGGGGCGGCCTCAGTGGTCGGTCTTCGTGGAAAAGCGATCAGCGCAACGGCGCCGACGGCGGCGGGCCAGGTCCTTCGTTATGATGGGACTTCAACCTACGTGCCGGCTTATCTGTCTTTGGCGGACATTCGTTCCTCGGTTACTGCCACCAATACAATGTTTCCGGCAACAAGCTGTACGTCTTCGCAGACTCTGACGTGGTCTTCTTTGACCGATACGATGACATGTTCAAATATTGTTGTGTCGGCTTCAAACTTTGGTTCGCAGACGGCAAAAACATTCCTGGCGGCACCGAACGGGGGCAATGGGACTCCGTCATTCCGCACCATTGCGGCTTCAGATCTTCCCACCAGCGGAGTGGGGGCGGGCACTTACAGATCTGTGACGGTGGATACCTATGGCCGCGTGACGGCGGCAACCAATCCGACGACGGCGGCGGGATATGGGTTGACGGATGTGTTTGTTAAGGACGGAAACTCTTTTGGTCAGGATGCCTTCATTGGAACCAATGACTATTTTGGCCTGGCCCTGAAGACCAACAATCAGTATCGACTTGTGATTGATCGGGATGGAAATGTCGGGGTTAATACGACCTCACCGTCGGCTCCGTTGCATGTGAATAGCAACGGAAGCGGAACTATTCTGGCCTCACGAATTTCCAATTCCAATAATGGCGCAGAGATCGCTTTCTATAAATCCCGCGGAACTGACGCCTCTCGTCTGGCTGTTCAAACCGGAGACCGCCTGATGGGGCTTTACGGACTGGGCGCTTATGATGGCACCAACTTTTCCAATAACTCCGGGGCCATTCAAATACTTGCTGCTGAAGATTTTACGGCGACTGCGCACGGAACCTCGATCGACTTCGGAACCACGGCAATCGGCGGTACGGTAAGGCAGACCCGAATGACAGTGAATCCGCAAGGCCTTGTGGGGATTGGAACAACCAACCCGATTGCGAAGCTTCATGTGGATGGAGCTGGCGACGGGGATGTTTCCCATTACCTGTTGAATACTGATGATACCAGTGCCAACTCCCGTGCTTTGTTCCTTTTGGGAACAGCGGCTACGGGAGCCCGGTATGGGTATATCTCCCACCAGGGGAGCAACTATTCAGGCATGGGATCTGCTGCCGCCTCCAAACCTCGAACGACTGTCGTTGCGGGTACAGATACAGGTGGCTTGAATCTTTACGCCAATCAACAGATCGGAATGTGGATCGGCGCTACGGAAGCCCTGAAGGTGAATACGAACGGCTATATTGGTATTGGGCCGGGAACTCCGCGCCAGCCTCTGGAAATCAACAAAGGCCATATTTTCCATACCGGGGGTGATTTGGTCCACTTCTTTAACAGTTATCATAACGGCACCCAACGTTATGCCGGCTATGGTGGTGGCAGTGCGTATGCTGGAGCCATCGGTTATTCCCCGACGACAGGAAGCATGTATTTTGCGACTTCATCGGCGACGGGGGCGACGGATACGTCGGTCACTGGCAGCGCCAATCACATGACTATCGACAGAAATGGAAACGTGGGGATCGGAGCTACGGCGCCGTCTTATAAGTTGCACGTTGTTGGGACTGCGGGATTGAGCACGGGGACGGCCTGGACGAATGCCTCGGATCGTCGCTTGAAGGACATTCATGGCAACTATGAATATGGTCTGAACGAAATCCTTAAACTGCGAACCATTCGCTACAACTACAAAAAAGACAATGCTCTCAAACTTCCTTCTGATGTTCCAATGACAGGGTTTGTGGCCCAGGAGGTTCAACAAGTGATCCCGGATGCTGTGAAGACTCGCGCGGACGGCTATCTGGAATTGAATGTCGATCCGATTCATTGGGCTACGGTGAACGCGGTTCAGGAACTGTATGGACAGATCATGATTCTGCGTCAGGAAAATGAATCCGTGCGTAAAGAGAATGAAGAACTCAAAAAGCAGTTGCAGCAACAGGCCGCCGACCTGGAATTGATCAAAACCCGTTTGGGTATCAAATAG
- a CDS encoding OmpA family protein, translating into MKTIILTALLSVGLTAQANQDSATTSALEFSREETQMAPRGVLPFLGLGGGYTGYETNGATEGTPSTIKLLGSWYLESPWVMDLGYGVNNQQFSQSSGTANETAITDGALEFAARWVSDNRWQFGVVGNQLFNQGENYTADQADAQFVGLQLLKEFNMTPSWLARLGVRAQALTNNTEQQVGMYMVDLQIGWNPGAYKPSVRSTAAAEPTVMEEVQEDITYQERVEPARPVAAVEAGSALKDVNMNMIAGAGSAIQFRSSQYAISGADNRKLQQVAKVLNENPDLVERVEIHGYADATGTDEVNQRISQARADSVKNILERNGFTNVEAVGKGATDSTGIRAQDRRAELVFVGVKDEEALKRALSTIR; encoded by the coding sequence ATGAAAACAATCATTCTAACAGCTTTGCTTAGTGTCGGTCTGACGGCACAGGCCAACCAAGACTCAGCAACGACGAGTGCATTGGAATTTTCCAGAGAGGAGACTCAGATGGCTCCCCGCGGAGTTCTTCCCTTCTTGGGATTGGGTGGTGGTTACACCGGCTATGAAACCAATGGCGCAACAGAAGGGACCCCTTCCACGATCAAACTGCTGGGTTCCTGGTATTTGGAAAGTCCCTGGGTCATGGATCTGGGCTATGGTGTGAATAACCAGCAGTTCAGTCAATCCTCTGGCACTGCCAACGAAACTGCCATCACAGATGGAGCGTTAGAGTTCGCTGCCCGCTGGGTCTCTGACAATCGCTGGCAATTCGGGGTCGTCGGAAATCAGCTTTTCAACCAGGGTGAAAACTACACCGCAGACCAAGCCGATGCGCAGTTTGTGGGTTTGCAACTCTTAAAGGAGTTCAACATGACTCCAAGCTGGCTGGCCCGTCTGGGTGTGCGCGCTCAGGCATTGACGAACAACACTGAACAACAAGTCGGCATGTACATGGTGGACCTGCAAATCGGCTGGAACCCAGGGGCTTACAAACCATCTGTCCGATCCACTGCCGCAGCGGAACCCACAGTGATGGAAGAAGTCCAAGAGGACATCACTTATCAGGAAAGAGTGGAGCCGGCACGTCCCGTCGCCGCTGTTGAAGCCGGATCTGCACTTAAAGACGTGAACATGAATATGATTGCCGGTGCGGGCAGCGCGATTCAGTTCCGTTCTTCCCAATATGCGATCTCCGGAGCTGACAACCGCAAACTTCAACAAGTCGCCAAAGTTCTGAATGAAAATCCAGACTTGGTTGAAAGAGTTGAAATTCACGGCTACGCCGATGCCACAGGCACTGACGAGGTCAATCAAAGAATCTCTCAAGCCCGTGCAGACTCTGTGAAAAACATCCTGGAAAGAAATGGCTTCACCAACGTGGAAGCTGTGGGTAAAGGTGCAACGGACTCAACAGGCATCCGAGCTCAGGACCGTCGTGCAGAACTGGTCTTTGTCGGTGTGAAGGACGAAGAGGCTTTGAAACGCGCTCTTTCAACTATCCGCTAG
- a CDS encoding DUF1904 domain-containing protein: MPHIRMRAVKKEHVQELSASLAKELALAMKTAIDNFTFELVQTQFFSSGQETVSYPFVEVLWFARSQEVQDECASIITRQIKKIGRYEDVVVVFQVLLQESYYENGIHF; encoded by the coding sequence ATGCCACACATCAGAATGCGCGCCGTAAAAAAAGAACATGTTCAGGAACTCAGTGCCAGCCTTGCCAAGGAATTGGCGCTGGCGATGAAGACCGCTATTGATAATTTCACATTCGAACTGGTGCAGACACAGTTTTTCTCCTCCGGGCAGGAAACCGTTTCTTATCCGTTTGTGGAAGTGCTGTGGTTTGCCCGCTCTCAGGAGGTGCAGGATGAGTGTGCCTCGATCATCACTCGACAGATTAAGAAGATCGGGCGGTATGAGGATGTTGTCGTGGTTTTCCAGGTGCTGCTGCAAGAGTCTTACTATGAAAATGGGATCCATTTCTAA